In the genome of Ferrovibrio terrae, the window CTGCGGCCGGCGCTGTCTTCGCTGAACATGCCGAAGCTGACGCCGGTATTCCACACCATCACCAGATTGAAGAACGGCGTCACGGTAATACCGGTCGGGTTCTGCTGCATCAGGTCGAGGAAGTAGACCTTGCTGATCTGGTCGGCGACGAAAATGCCGAGTGCGATCAGCAGGCCGAGCCTGAATGTACGGCTCATACGCTCACCGCTTCAACGCAGCGCTTGCACAGGTCGTCATGGCCGGGCACATGCCCGACTTCTTCCAGCACCTGCCAGCAGCGCTCGCATTTGATCCCCGAGGCCTGCTGCGGCACCACCGCCACGCCCTTGGCGTCATCGGTGCGGAAGGCGTCGGCCGGGCCGTCACCCACCTGCACGTTGATGCTCGACGTGATACAGATCTCGGCGAAATCGATGCCGTCCAGCGCCGCTTTGTCTTCCGGCACGACATAGACGGTCGGACCGGCCTGCAGGCTGGCGCCGATACGCTTCTCGGCGCGTTCGATTTCCAGCGCGCCGGTGACGGCGCGGCGCACGCGGCGCACCCGCTCCCACTTGGCGCCGAGCGCCGCATCCAGCCATTCGGCCGGGATGGTCGGGAACAGTTCACGATGCACGCTGCCGTCTTCCGATGGATAGCGCGTCAGCCAGACTTCTTCGGCCGTGAAACTGATGAAGGGGGCGAGCCACTTCACCAGGCAGTCGAACAGGTGATCCAGCACGGTGCGCGCGGCACGGCGGCGGATGCTGCCCGGCGCGTCGCAATAGAGCGCATCCTTGCGGATGTCGAAATAGAAGCCCGAGAGATCGACGGCGCAGAAATTGTAGAGCGCCACATACATGCGGTGGAAATCATACTGCTCGCAGCTTTCGCGCACGATGGTGCCCAGCTCGGCCAGGCGATGCAGCACCCAGCGCTCCAGTTCCGGCATCTGCGCATGCGGCAGGCGCTCGGCCTCCTGGAAGCCGGCGAGATTGCCGAGCAGGTAGCGCAGCGTGTTACGCAGGCGGCGATAGGCGTCCGACTGCGCCTGGATGATGGTCTTGCCGACGCTGAGATCGTCGGAATAGTCCGACGACACCACCCAGAGGCGCAGGATATCGGCGCCCGACTGCTTGATCACATCCTGCGGCTCGGTCGTATTGCCGAGCGACTTGGACATCTTGCGGCCCTTCTCGTCCAGCGTGAAACCATGCGTCAGCACGGCGTCATACGGCGCGCGGCCGCGCGTGCCGCAACTTTCCAGCAGCGAAGAATGGAACCAGCCGCGATGCTGGTCGGAGCCTTCGAGGTACAGCGAGGCCGGCCATTTCAGGTCAGGGCGCTGCTCGAGCACGAAGCTGTGCGTCGAACCGGAATCGAACCAGACATCGAGAATGTCGGTCACCATCTTCCAGTCGGACGGCGTGTATTTGTTGCCGAGGAAGTCGGCCGGCTGGGCGGTGAACCAGGCATCGGCGCCGCCCTTCAGGCAGGCTTCCACGATACGCTCGTTCACTTCCTCGTCGCGCAGCAGCTCGCCGGTTTCCCTGTTCTCGAAGATCGCGATCGGTACGCCCCAGGCACGCTGACGGCTGATCACCCAGTCCGGGCGCTGCTCGATCATCGAATACAGGCGATTGCGGCCGCCGGCCGGATAGAACTCGGTGGCGTCGATGGCGGCCAGCGCCTTCTTGCGCAGGTCGTTGGTGGTCATCGAGATGAACCACTGCGGGGTGTTGCGGAAGATCAGCGGCGCCTTGGAACGCCAGGAATGCGGATACTGGTGGCGCAGGCGGCCCTTGCCGAGCAGGCCGTTGGCCTCGATCAGCGTGGCGATCACACGGCCATTGGCGTCACCCTCTTTGCCGGAATCGTCCAGCACGCGGGCCGGCCTGTCGCCACCGAAGATCGGCACATGGCGGAAGTAGCTGCCATCGGCGTCGACCGTATGCGGTACTTCGATGCCGTTGGCGGTGCCGAGATTGTAGTCGTCGGCGCCATGGCCCGGCGCGATATGCACAAAGCCGGTGCCGGCATCCAGCGTGACGAAATCGCCAAACAGCACCGGCACGTCATACTCATAGCCCTGGCCGCGCAGCGGATGCGCGCAGATGGTGCCGGCAAGATCGGTACCCTTCAGCGTGGCCAGCACGCTGCTGCCTTCGATGGCGCAGGCCTTGCTCACGCTCTCGATCAGGTCTTTCGCGATGATCACCTCATCGCCGACCTTGGCCAGTGTCTTCTCGCCGACGGCATCGACGCGCAGTCGCACATACTCGGCGTCCTTGGCAGCGGCAATCGCGCGGTTGCCCGGCATGGTCCAGGGCGTGGTGGTCCAGATCACGACGGACGCACCTTCGGCGGCCTTCGCAACGGTCTTCACCACCGGGAATTTCACGAAGATGGTGGACGAGGTATGCTCGTGATACTCGACCTCGGCTTCCGCCAGCGCGGTGCGTTCGACGATCGACCACATCACCGGCTTCGAGCCCTTGAACAGGCCGCCGTTCATCAGGAATTTCTGGATCTCGCGCACGATCTGGGCTTCGGCCGCGAAGCTCATGGTCGTGTAAGGCTTCTTCCAGTCGCCGATCACGCCGAGGCGCTTGAATTCCTCGCGCTGCACGCCGATCCAGTGATCGGCGAAATCGCGGCATTCCTTGCGGAACTCGTCGATCGGCACTTCATCCTTGTTCTTGCCGGCGGCGCGGTATTTCTCTTCGATCTTCCATTCGATCGGCAGGCCATGGCAGTCCCAGCCCGGCACGTAATTGGCATCGAAGCCCATCATCTGCCGCGAGCGGTTGATCACGTCCTTGAGGATCTTGTTCAGCGCGTGGCCGATATGCAGGTTGCCGTTGGCATAGGGCGGGCCGTCATGCAGCACGAACAGCTCGCGGCCCTTGGAATCAGCCCGCAGCTTTTCGTAGAGGCCGATCTTCTCCCAGCGGGCGAGGATTTCCGGCTCCTTGGCCGGCAGGCCGGCCTTCATCGGGAAATCGGTCGTCGGCAGGAAAACGGTGGAACGGTAGTCGGTGGTCATGGCTCAACTCGGGTGGCGCGCCAGGCCATCGGCGGCGGCGCGGAATTTCAGGAAAAAGTCGAGGATATCCCGGGCCTTAGAGAAGGACCGGGCCGCTAATTCGCGGCGCCTGAAGGTCGACCGATATGGCGAATTGCCCAAGCATGGCGATGATTTAGCATTTGAGCCGGGGGCTGTCGAGGTGGGTCGGCCATGACGGGGATACCGGCGCGGTAATGCCCAAATTCTCCGTCGCCCCCGCGAAAGCGGGGCCCAGTTGGATGGGCTTGTGGCATCCTCAAGGAGAAGCGGATCAAGAAATGGCGCAGGGCGTAGAAGCTTGCCTTGATCGAGCAGAGTAATCCTGATTGACGAGACCTGTATCAGGACCTGCAATCCTGACTGAGCCCCGCTTTCGCGGGGACTACGGGATTAACTCAGGAAGCTGCCAAAACGGCCTTCGCCGCCTCAACATCGGCGGCAATCTGGCGCTTCAGCGGCTCGGGCCCTTCGTATTTCAGTTCCGGCCGCAGGAAGGCATGGAATTCGACCCGCAGGCGGCGCTCATACAGATCGCCGCTGAAATCGAACAGATAGACTTCCAGCTTCACATCGGTCTGGTCGAATGTCGGCCGGACGCCGAGGCTGGCCACGCCGTCATGCACTTCGCCATCCAGCACGCAGCGCACGGCATAGATGCCGAATTTCGGCACCTGGAAATCGGTCAGGGCCACGTTGGCAGTGGGATAACCCAGCTCGCGACCGCGCTTGTCGCCGTGCTCGACGACGCCGACGATTTCCCACGGCCGGCCGAGAATTCGGTTGGCGGCCGTCACGTCACCAGCTTCGAGCAAATGCCGCACGCGTGTGGACGAGAACACTTCACCGTCACCCTGTGGCGTCACGACGGTCACGCCGATCCTGTGCTTCGCGCCCAGTTCGCGCAGCAGGTCGGTATTGCCGACGCGCGCCTTGCCGAAGGTGAAGTCGTAGCCGACCACCACATGGCTGAGCCCCAGGTCGCGGGCGAGGATATGGTCGACGAAATCCTGCGGCGACTGCGCCGCAAGTGCCGCATCGAAGGGCATCGCCAGCGTGGCATTGATGCCGAGATCGCCCAGGATGCGCGCCTTGGTGTCCAGTGCATCGAGCCGGAAGGACGGAGAAGACGGCACGAAGAAGCGGCGCGGATGCGGCTCGAAGGTGATGACGGCGCGCGCCCGGGCTTCCCCGGCACGCTCAGCCGCCTTGTCGGCCTCGGCGTGCACGGCATTGATCAGGGCGCGATGGCCCAGATGCACGCCGTCGAAATTACCGATGGCCGCCACGGCACCGCGAAGTGCCGGCGGAAAACTGGCGCTGGAACGCAAAAGACGCATGCTGGTGAACGAACCCCTGACGAATACCCAAAATTGGGACAGACGGGGGCGCCGTCACCTGGCCTTGCGGGAGACCATCATGGTGGCGACGCCGTCGATCACCACAGTATCACCGACCCGGCATTCGCAGGCAAAGGTCACGCGGCGCTTCTCGGCCACGATTTCGGTCACCGTGACCCTGGCCACCACGGTGTCGCCGATGCGAACCGGCGCCTTGAAGCGCAGGTCCTGCGAGACATAGATGCAGCCGGGACCCGGCAGCCTGGTGCCCAGCACCGTGCTGATCAGGCTGGCGCCCAGCATGCCGTGGGCGATGCGGCCCTTGAAGGGAGTCGCGGCGGCAAAGGCTTCATCCATATGCACCGGATTGGTGTCGCCAGAGACATCCGCGAAGGCGACGATATCGGCTTCGCTCACCGTCTTGGCAAACTCTGCCGTCATGCCGACCTGCAGGTCTTCCAGGTAATAGCCGTGCAAGGCCTGATAGGTCATGGCTGGTCCTTTTGAGATGATTGGGCGAGCGGTTGACGGACTTTTTTGTGGCGGCGACTATAGCGGCCCGTTCGCCGGACCGGCAACCCGCCTGTTCGCACTTGCAGCATAGACATTTGTATATCCCACCGATGGCCGATATCCGTGCCCTGAGCACCTTTTCCACACAGAACCGCAGCCAGATCCGCTACGTCCTGACCGATATCGACGACACGCTGACCACGCATGGTCGCCTGCCGGCGGCGGCCTATGCGGCGCTGGAGCGGCTGGAGGCCGCCGGCTTCAGGGTCATTCCCATCACGGGGCGGCCGGCCGGCTGGTGCGACCTGATCGCGCGATTCTGGCCGGTGGATGCCATCGTCGGTGAGAATGGCGCGCTCTACATGCGCTACGATCGCCAGGCGAAGAAAATGACGCGGCGTTTTTTCCAGACCGAGGCCGAGCGGGCCGCTGCGCGGGCCAAACTGACGGCTTTGTCGGAAACCATCCTGCGCGAGGTGCCGGGTACGGCGCTGGCCTCTGATCAGCAGTATCGCGAATGCGATCTCGCGGTCGACTTCTGCGAGGACGTGCCGCCGCTGCCGCAGGCCGCGATCGACAGGATCGTCGCGCTGTTCGAAGCGGCCGGCGCCACCGCCAAAGTCAGTTCGATTCATGTCAACGGCTGGTTCGGCCATTGGGACAAGCTCTCCATGACGCGCGTGCTGTTCGAGGAATGTTACGGGCTGGATCTGGACGCCGTGCGTGACCAGGTGGTGTTCGCCGGCGACAGCCCGAACGACGCCCCGATGTTCGGCTATTTCCCTTACAGCGTGGGCGTGGCGAATGTGCGGCCGTTCCTGGACCGCATCGCGGCCAAACCGGCCTTTATCGCCGATGGCGAAGGCGGCAGCGGCTTTGTCGAACTGGCCGACGCGCTGATCGCGGCGAGGACTTAGGCCGCTTTTGCCATCTTCGGCGGGCCGAACAGCAGACCCTGACCGAACGGGAAATTCAGCTCGGCGAGCTTCAGCAGCTCGCTTTCCTTCTCCACCTTGGCCAGCACCGGCAGCAGGTTGTGACGGCGGCAGATCTCGGCCAGATCGGCGGGATCGACCGAAGCCCTGGACACCACGGCCGGATCGGTGAAGCAGTCGGCGTTGAATTTCAGGAAGCGCACGCCGAGCTTGGCCATCGCGGGGTAATCAAGGTCGAGACGGCCGATGCCGTCGAAGGACAGCGCGAAGCCCAGTGCCGACAACTGGCCCAGACGATAGAGGCCGTTGCGGTCGAGGTCGCGCACGCCGTCATAGCTGAATTCCAGCACGATATTGGCGGCATGCTCGCGTTCGCGGGTGAGGAAATCGTAGAGCGGATTGAAGGTCTCGATCTGCGCCAGCATGTCGGGCGACAGGTTGAGGAAGAAGCCGACATCCTTGGCGCGCTGCTCCAGCTTGCGCACCATCTGCACGCCGCGCAGCAGCATCAGCGCGTCGAATTCGGCGCGCAGGCCGGCGGCATCCAGCGCCTGCAGACAGGCGGCGGCAGGATAGGACTTGCCGTCGGCATCGCGCGGGCGGGCCAGCAGCTCGAAGAAGCGGATACGGCGCTGCGGCAGGGTGACGATCGGCTGCACATGCAGCTCGACGCGGTTGTTGTTCAGCGCATCGCGTACGGCATCCAGCAGGGTGCCGTCATCCTGCGGCACGGCGGCGCGCAGCGGGTCGGGCACGGTCAGGCGCGGTTCGTTGGCCGGCGGCGTATCCGTGGCCACCAGATGCGGACGGGTCTGCACCGCGTCGGGCGCCACCTCAATCATGGTCGGCACGGCTTCCTGGTCGCGCAGGCGCAGCACTTCCTCGGCCAGGTCCTCGATTTCAGCAAGCAGACGCTTCTGCACCTTGCGGCGCAGCAGAATCTCACGCGCCGCCCAGAAGGTCATCAGCAGGCCGAGCGCCAGGATGCCGGGATGCTGCTGCGCCAGGCCCGGCACCAGCCGGGTCAGTGACACACCGGCGACCAGTGCGATCAGCGACAGCGCGGCGAAGGTGAGCAGGGTCGGCATCGAGAAGCCTCCAGGGGCAGGCAACAAGCTGCTGCCCGACCGGGTTAATAACGCTATAGTTAAGCCTGAGGTGCGTTAATGGAGGCTGAATCAGGAGCGGCCACAGCATGGACACAGAGAATCAAGCGGTTAGCAGGTTGCAGATGCCCTCGATGCGGCGCCGGCTGGTCGGGACGATCGCTTCCCTGCCGCTGATCGCCGCCGCCCTGGTGGCGCTCGGCCCCTTCGGCAGCAACGTGCAGGCCCAGCAGATGAGCAAACGGGGAGGCGCCACCGGCATGACCGCGCATGATTTCGAACTGACCGGGATCGACGGCACGCCGATGCCGCTGAAGCAGTACAAGGGCAAGGTGGTGCTGCTGGTCAACACCGCCTCGCAATGCGGCTTCACCCCGCAATATGCCGACCTGGAAAAGGTCTATAAACAGTATCGCCAGCGCGGCCTGGTCGTGCTCGGCGTGCCGTCGAACGATTTCGGCGGCCAGGAGCCGGGCACCGCGGCGCAGATCAAGGAATTCTGCGAGGTGAATTTCGACATCGATTTCCCGCTCACTGAGAAGCAGGCCGTGAAGGGTCCGCAGGCGCATCCGCTCTACCGCTGGATTGCCGCCGAACTGGGCGAGGACGCGCTGCCGAAATGGAATTTCCACAAATACCTGATCGGCGCCGACGGCCGGCTGATCGAGGGCTTTGCCACGCCGGTGAAACCGACGGATGCCAAGGTCACCACCGCCATCGAAATAGCCCTGCTCAAGGCGAAGGCCGGGGCTTGACGCTTACCTTCCCCGTCGCAATCCCGTAAAGCTGCCGCCATGAACTACCGTCACGCCTTTCATGCCGGCAATTTCGGCGACGTGCTCAAGCATGTCGTGCTGCTGGAACTGCTGGATGCTTTGCACCGCAAGCCCAATCCGGTGCATCTGATCGACACCCA includes:
- a CDS encoding MaoC family dehydratase, producing the protein MTYQALHGYYLEDLQVGMTAEFAKTVSEADIVAFADVSGDTNPVHMDEAFAAATPFKGRIAHGMLGASLISTVLGTRLPGPGCIYVSQDLRFKAPVRIGDTVVARVTVTEIVAEKRRVTFACECRVGDTVVIDGVATMMVSRKAR
- a CDS encoding glutathione peroxidase, with the protein product MPSMRRRLVGTIASLPLIAAALVALGPFGSNVQAQQMSKRGGATGMTAHDFELTGIDGTPMPLKQYKGKVVLLVNTASQCGFTPQYADLEKVYKQYRQRGLVVLGVPSNDFGGQEPGTAAQIKEFCEVNFDIDFPLTEKQAVKGPQAHPLYRWIAAELGEDALPKWNFHKYLIGADGRLIEGFATPVKPTDAKVTTAIEIALLKAKAGA
- a CDS encoding bifunctional riboflavin kinase/FAD synthetase, whose translation is MRLLRSSASFPPALRGAVAAIGNFDGVHLGHRALINAVHAEADKAAERAGEARARAVITFEPHPRRFFVPSSPSFRLDALDTKARILGDLGINATLAMPFDAALAAQSPQDFVDHILARDLGLSHVVVGYDFTFGKARVGNTDLLRELGAKHRIGVTVVTPQGDGEVFSSTRVRHLLEAGDVTAANRILGRPWEIVGVVEHGDKRGRELGYPTANVALTDFQVPKFGIYAVRCVLDGEVHDGVASLGVRPTFDQTDVKLEVYLFDFSGDLYERRLRVEFHAFLRPELKYEGPEPLKRQIAADVEAAKAVLAAS
- the ileS gene encoding isoleucine--tRNA ligase; translation: MTTDYRSTVFLPTTDFPMKAGLPAKEPEILARWEKIGLYEKLRADSKGRELFVLHDGPPYANGNLHIGHALNKILKDVINRSRQMMGFDANYVPGWDCHGLPIEWKIEEKYRAAGKNKDEVPIDEFRKECRDFADHWIGVQREEFKRLGVIGDWKKPYTTMSFAAEAQIVREIQKFLMNGGLFKGSKPVMWSIVERTALAEAEVEYHEHTSSTIFVKFPVVKTVAKAAEGASVVIWTTTPWTMPGNRAIAAAKDAEYVRLRVDAVGEKTLAKVGDEVIIAKDLIESVSKACAIEGSSVLATLKGTDLAGTICAHPLRGQGYEYDVPVLFGDFVTLDAGTGFVHIAPGHGADDYNLGTANGIEVPHTVDADGSYFRHVPIFGGDRPARVLDDSGKEGDANGRVIATLIEANGLLGKGRLRHQYPHSWRSKAPLIFRNTPQWFISMTTNDLRKKALAAIDATEFYPAGGRNRLYSMIEQRPDWVISRQRAWGVPIAIFENRETGELLRDEEVNERIVEACLKGGADAWFTAQPADFLGNKYTPSDWKMVTDILDVWFDSGSTHSFVLEQRPDLKWPASLYLEGSDQHRGWFHSSLLESCGTRGRAPYDAVLTHGFTLDEKGRKMSKSLGNTTEPQDVIKQSGADILRLWVVSSDYSDDLSVGKTIIQAQSDAYRRLRNTLRYLLGNLAGFQEAERLPHAQMPELERWVLHRLAELGTIVRESCEQYDFHRMYVALYNFCAVDLSGFYFDIRKDALYCDAPGSIRRRAARTVLDHLFDCLVKWLAPFISFTAEEVWLTRYPSEDGSVHRELFPTIPAEWLDAALGAKWERVRRVRRAVTGALEIERAEKRIGASLQAGPTVYVVPEDKAALDGIDFAEICITSSINVQVGDGPADAFRTDDAKGVAVVPQQASGIKCERCWQVLEEVGHVPGHDDLCKRCVEAVSV
- a CDS encoding EAL domain-containing protein, producing the protein MPTLLTFAALSLIALVAGVSLTRLVPGLAQQHPGILALGLLMTFWAAREILLRRKVQKRLLAEIEDLAEEVLRLRDQEAVPTMIEVAPDAVQTRPHLVATDTPPANEPRLTVPDPLRAAVPQDDGTLLDAVRDALNNNRVELHVQPIVTLPQRRIRFFELLARPRDADGKSYPAAACLQALDAAGLRAEFDALMLLRGVQMVRKLEQRAKDVGFFLNLSPDMLAQIETFNPLYDFLTREREHAANIVLEFSYDGVRDLDRNGLYRLGQLSALGFALSFDGIGRLDLDYPAMAKLGVRFLKFNADCFTDPAVVSRASVDPADLAEICRRHNLLPVLAKVEKESELLKLAELNFPFGQGLLFGPPKMAKAA
- a CDS encoding HAD-IIB family hydrolase → MADIRALSTFSTQNRSQIRYVLTDIDDTLTTHGRLPAAAYAALERLEAAGFRVIPITGRPAGWCDLIARFWPVDAIVGENGALYMRYDRQAKKMTRRFFQTEAERAAARAKLTALSETILREVPGTALASDQQYRECDLAVDFCEDVPPLPQAAIDRIVALFEAAGATAKVSSIHVNGWFGHWDKLSMTRVLFEECYGLDLDAVRDQVVFAGDSPNDAPMFGYFPYSVGVANVRPFLDRIAAKPAFIADGEGGSGFVELADALIAART